Below is a genomic region from Pantanalinema sp..
CGGATCTGTCCAAGAACGCGGTGCGGTTCGCGGGCGGGGCAATGGGGACCGTGACGGCGGCCACGGCGACGACGCTGACGCTGACGGTGCCCTCGGGCGCGGTCAGCGGGCCCCTGAGCGCTTCGGTCTCGGGCAGCCAGACCGCGATCGCCACGCCCCTCACGGTGCCGGTGAGCGTGACGGGGCTCAACCCCTTCGTGGTCCGGCCGAGCGGGACCTTCACGGTCACGGGGACGGGCTTCGGCTCGAGCGTGGCGAGCGTGTCCGCGTCGGTGGCCGCTCAGGCGTGCCAGGTGCTCGCCGCGAGCCCCGCGAGCCTGACCCTGCGGGCGCCGGGCTCGGAAATGACGGGGGCCCTCTCGGTGACGGTGGAGGGCCAGACGGGGACCAGCGCCACGAACCTGCGGGTGTTCGTCGGCCTCTCGCCCGACGCGACCATCGCGAAGCTCGCGGGCTCGAGGCTCGCCCCCCCGGGGACGCTCGCGACCAACTGGGGCCTGTCCCCCAACGGCGGAGTGACGTTCGACAGCAGCGGCAACTACTACTTCTGTGCGAGCAACGCCGTCTACAAGGTCGACACGGCGAACCGGCTCTCGATGGTGGCAGGCCAGTACGACGGCGGCTTCTCGGGGGACGGGGGGCCTGCGCTCAACGCCAAGCTGAACTCTCCCAACGACGTCGCGGTGGACGGCGAAGGCAACGTCTACATCGCCGACGCGAACAACTACCGGGTCCGGAAGGTGGACGCCACGGGCGTCATCACCACCATCGCGGGCACCGGCACCAGCGGGTACTCGGGAGACGGCGGCTCGGCGCTCACCGCCCGGTTCAATTACTGTCCCAGCATCGAGGTCGACGGCGCCGGCAACCTGTACATCGCGGATGTCTTCAACTACCGTATCCGGCGGGTGGCTGCCAGCGGTATCGTCTCGACGGTGGTGGGCACCGGGGTGCAAGGCTGGTCCGGGGACGGAGGGGCCGCCACCGAGGCCAACATCGACTACCCTATCGGCCTGGCCTTCGACGCCGCCGGGAACCTGTACTTCGCCGACTACACACGCCACGTCGTGCGGAGGGTGACGCCCGCGGGCGTCATCTCGACCGTCGCTGGCGCTGGCGGCGCCGGTTTCTGGGGAGACGGCGGCCTCGCGACCAGCGCCTACTTGAGATACCCGCGCGACGTCGCGGTGGATGCCGGGGGCAACCTCTACATCGCCGATGCCGACAACCACCGCATCCGCAAGGTGACGCCCGACGGCACGATCACCACGATCGTGGGGACCGGCGGCAACGTTTACTCCGGGGACGGTGGGGCCGCCGTGAACGCGGGGATCCCGTACCCGAAGGGCGTGGCGCTCGATGTGAGCGGGAACCTCTACATCGCCCAGGACTATCGCGTCCGCAAGGTCGATCTTTCCGGCAACATCGCCACGGTGGTCGGGAACGGCAGCAGCACCTGCTCGGGGGACGGCGGTCCTGCGCTCAACGCCCAGTTGTATTCCCCCGCCGACCTGAAGCTGGATGCGGCCGGTAACCTGTATGTGGCCGATACCAACAACAACCGCATTCGAAAGATCGATCCCGCCGGGATCATCACGACGGTCGCGGGGAATGGGGCCTCGGGCTTCGCGGGGGACTCGGGCCCCGCCGTCGATGCCAAGCTCAATTCCCCTTACGCCGTGGCGGTCGAGGCGGACGGCAGCCTCTACATCGCGGATACCTACAACAACCGGGTGCGCAAGGTGGCTCCCGACGGCACCATCTCGACGATCGCCGGCGACGGCACCAGCGGCTACGAGGGCGACGGCGCTGCCGCGGCGAGCGCCAAGATCGGCAACGTCTACGGCCTCGCCCTGGACGCGGCCGGCAACCTCTACCTGTCGGATTCCTCCTACAACGTCGTGCGCAGGGTGACGCCCGGCGGGGTCATCTCGACGGTGGTCGGCACGGGCACGGCCGCCTACGGCGGGGACGGGGGGCAAGCCGCCAACGCCCAGCTCAGGAATCCGAACGGCCTCGCCTTCGACGCGGCGGGCAACCTCTACATCGCGGACAACGGCAACCATCGGATCCGCAAGGTGACGCCCGGCGGCATCATCTCGACCGTCGCGGGCACCGGCATCAACGGTTTCACCGGGGACGGGGGCCCCGCGACCAGCGCGCGCATCTATTCGCCGACGGCCCTGTGCCTCGACTCGGCCGGCAATCTCTACTTTGCCGACGCAACCAACTACCGCATCCGGAAGGTGACGCCCGAGGGCATCATCAGCCCGGTCGCGGGCACAGGCGCCAGCGGGTATGCGGGCGATGGCGCCGCCGCTCTGGGGGCTCAGCTCGGCTATCCGCGCGGCGTGGCGGTGAACAGCGCGGGCACTCGCCTCTACCTCGGCGACAACACCTATCACAGCCTCCGCGTGATCGAGTAAGGGGATGGACCCATGCGACGACTGATTGCGATGCTCCTGTCGGGCCTGCTCGTGGCGGGCTGCCGGCTTCCGGCTGCGGGTCCCTTCGCGTCCACCTCGCCGGTGGGGGGGCATGCCGGGGTCGCGGCCCCCGACGAGGCGCCCGCCGTCCTGGAAGGGCGGGTCTGGTTCGCCGCGCGCCGAGCGCAGGCGACGATCGAGGACGTGGCGGTCGCCGCCACCGTCTCGCTCATCAACACGGCGACCAGCCTGACCATCTCGACCGGCCTCACCGATGAGCAGGGGCGCTTCCGCATCACCATGCCCAAGGAGTTCCGGGCCGACGCCACGGCCACCTACTACCTGGAGGCCTGCAAGGGGCTCAACAACAATCAACCGGGCTCTGCCATGGCGCGAGTGCGAACCGTCGTGAAGTACGCCAACGGCGGCTGGGTGAGTCTCTCCAGCGCGGCGCCCAACGCCCCGATCGTCGTGAGCCCCGCGACCACGGCGATCGCCCTGGGGGCCGCCCTTCGCAACGGCACCGACGACGATGTCGAGATCGGCGACCTGATCGGCAAGCTCTCGGAGAGCGGCTTCACTCCGGTGCCCAACCTTTCGGCGGCCGACTTCAACGCCCTGGTCGGCATCGTGAGCCAGGTGCTGGCGGACGAGAAGGACCCGGTGCGCTTCACTGGCCTGGACACCACGAGCGGCACCTGGAAGCCGCTCGAGCGCTATGCGCCGCTGCTCGAGGTGACGGGGGTGAGCCCGACCACGGGCGTCGTGGGCAGCACGGCCACGTTCACGGGCACGTCGTTCAGCATCACGCCCTCGAACAACGTGGTGCGCTTCAACGGCACCCCCGCCGCCGCCGACCAATCGACGGGCACCACCCTGTCGGTGCGGGTGCCGCAAGGCGCCTCGTCCGGCGAGACCACCGTCCAGGTCGGGAACATCATCACCATGGGGCCGATCTTCACGGTGCCGGTGCTCGTCGATTCGTTCGCGCCCGCCTCGGCGGCCCCCGGCTCGAGCATCACCCTGACGGGGTCGGGCTTCGACATGGCGGTGCTCTCGAACAACGCCGTGCGGTTCGCGGGCAACGCCATGGGGACGGTGACGGCGGCGACGGACACGACGCTGACGGTGACGGTGCCCTCGGGGGCGGTGAGCGGGCCCCTCGGCGTCTCGGTGTCCGGCACCTCGACCGCGCCCGCGAGCCCGCTCGTGGTGCCGGTGAGCGTGACGGGGTTCACCCCGCCCGTGGTGAAGCCGAGCGGGACCTTCACGGTCACGGGGAAGGGCTTCGGTTCGGTGGCCGCGAGCGTCTCGGCGTCGGTGGCCGGGCAGGCGTGCCAGGTGCTCGCCGCGAGCCCCGTGAGCCTGACGCTGCGCGCCCCCGGCTCGGAAATGGTGGGGGCCCTCTCGGTGACGGTCGAGGGTCAGACGGGGACGAGCGCGACGAACCTGCGGGTGTTCGTCGGCCTCGCGGCCGATGCCACCATCCAGACCGTCGCGGGCGGCGCCAAGCTTCCGCCCGCCGGCATCGAGGGGACCGCGTGGGGCCTCGAGTCGGTCAAGGGCATGGTCCACGATCCCCTGGGCAACGCCTATTTCTGTAGCGGGAACGCCGTCTTCAAGCTCAGCTCGACCAACCAGCTCTCGGTCGTGGCGGGGACCAATGTCTACGGCTATTCCGGGGACGGCGGCCTCGCGACCGCCGCCCAGCTCAACGATCCGTGGGGCCTCGCGCTCGACTCGGCGGGGAACCTCTACATCGCGGATACGTCGAACCATCGCATCCGCAAGGTGGATGCCGCGGGCATCATCACCACGGTCGCGGGCTGCGGCACCAGCGGGTTCTCGGGCGACGGGGACGCCGCGAGCGCCGCCAAGCTAGATGCTCCCTCGGACGTTGCGGTGGATGCCGCCGGAAACCTGTACATCGCCGACACCTATAACTACTGCGTTCGCAAGGTCGATGCCGGCGGGCTCATCTCGACCGTCGCGGGGCACGGCGATTCCTACGGCTTCCCGAACGACGGGGTCCCGGCCGTCGATGGCTACCTCGGCAACAACGTCCGCGGGGTGGAGGTGGACGCGGCGGGCAACCTCTACATCGCTGATGCCCGCTACGACCGGATCATGAAGGTGGATGCCGGCGGCATGATGACCGCCTACGCGGGCACCGGTACGACCGGCTACACGGGAGACGGAGGCGCCGCGACCAGCGCGACCCTCAACACTCCGTACGGCCTGAATATGGACGCAGCGGGCAACCTGTACATCGCCGAGTATGGCAACCACTGCGTCCGCAAGGTGACGCCGGGAGGCACCATCTCCACGGTCGCGGGGACAGGCGCGTACGGTTTCTCGGGGGATGGGGCGCAGGCCAGCGAGTCCAAGCTCAATTCCCCCAACGCCGTCTCGGTGGATCCCACCGGCAAGCTCTTCATCGCGGATTACAGCAACTACCGACTCCGCCAGGTGGATGCGAGCGGGGTGATCTCGACCATCGCGGGGAATGGCCTCTACAGCTACGGTGGGGACGGCTACCAGGCGACCAGCGCGAAGATGGGCGGGCCCAGCGATGTGGCCTTCGACGCGGCGGGCAACATGTACGTCACCGAGCTCTCCAACTACTGCGTGCGGAAGGTGACGCCGGGGGGCCTCATCTCTCGGGTCGTCGGGACGGGGGTCGCGGGGTACGCGGGTGACGGCGGCCCGGCGAACATGGCCCAGCTCTCGGGCGCCTCCAGCCTCGCCTTCGACGCGGCGGGCAACCTCTACATCTCGG
It encodes:
- a CDS encoding IPT/TIG domain-containing protein; translation: MRRMVENGRAIARQDRWRRLVPGLLVVALLMLSLSACRLPGGTPVLGAGAGAPAATGDVAREAPPLSGRAYFARRAAQASMDDVAIGATVSLINTGSNTTVATGLTDAQGRFSIALPRGFVFDNTATYYIEAYKGLNGNQPGHDVARVRTVAKLVNGAWLTLTNGAADGDVVVGPASTAVALGAALRKGTATPVDFDALIGKLSGNVFSPVPNLSGADFTALFTMVQEGLIENRDPVQTIGYDSIEGVFERVDVAPSQFAVESISPTSGVVGSTVTITGRGFSKTASDHIVRFNGVPAVPEASTETTLTVRVPPGGTSGTTTAQLRGVITLGPIFTVQVVVDSFAPASAAPGASITLTGSGFDLADLSKNAVRFAGGAMGTVTAATATTLTLTVPSGAVSGPLSASVSGSQTAIATPLTVPVSVTGLNPFVVRPSGTFTVTGTGFGSSVASVSASVAAQACQVLAASPASLTLRAPGSEMTGALSVTVEGQTGTSATNLRVFVGLSPDATIAKLAGSRLAPPGTLATNWGLSPNGGVTFDSSGNYYFCASNAVYKVDTANRLSMVAGQYDGGFSGDGGPALNAKLNSPNDVAVDGEGNVYIADANNYRVRKVDATGVITTIAGTGTSGYSGDGGSALTARFNYCPSIEVDGAGNLYIADVFNYRIRRVAASGIVSTVVGTGVQGWSGDGGAATEANIDYPIGLAFDAAGNLYFADYTRHVVRRVTPAGVISTVAGAGGAGFWGDGGLATSAYLRYPRDVAVDAGGNLYIADADNHRIRKVTPDGTITTIVGTGGNVYSGDGGAAVNAGIPYPKGVALDVSGNLYIAQDYRVRKVDLSGNIATVVGNGSSTCSGDGGPALNAQLYSPADLKLDAAGNLYVADTNNNRIRKIDPAGIITTVAGNGASGFAGDSGPAVDAKLNSPYAVAVEADGSLYIADTYNNRVRKVAPDGTISTIAGDGTSGYEGDGAAAASAKIGNVYGLALDAAGNLYLSDSSYNVVRRVTPGGVISTVVGTGTAAYGGDGGQAANAQLRNPNGLAFDAAGNLYIADNGNHRIRKVTPGGIISTVAGTGINGFTGDGGPATSARIYSPTALCLDSAGNLYFADATNYRIRKVTPEGIISPVAGTGASGYAGDGAAALGAQLGYPRGVAVNSAGTRLYLGDNTYHSLRVIE
- a CDS encoding IPT/TIG domain-containing protein, with the translated sequence MRRLIAMLLSGLLVAGCRLPAAGPFASTSPVGGHAGVAAPDEAPAVLEGRVWFAARRAQATIEDVAVAATVSLINTATSLTISTGLTDEQGRFRITMPKEFRADATATYYLEACKGLNNNQPGSAMARVRTVVKYANGGWVSLSSAAPNAPIVVSPATTAIALGAALRNGTDDDVEIGDLIGKLSESGFTPVPNLSAADFNALVGIVSQVLADEKDPVRFTGLDTTSGTWKPLERYAPLLEVTGVSPTTGVVGSTATFTGTSFSITPSNNVVRFNGTPAAADQSTGTTLSVRVPQGASSGETTVQVGNIITMGPIFTVPVLVDSFAPASAAPGSSITLTGSGFDMAVLSNNAVRFAGNAMGTVTAATDTTLTVTVPSGAVSGPLGVSVSGTSTAPASPLVVPVSVTGFTPPVVKPSGTFTVTGKGFGSVAASVSASVAGQACQVLAASPVSLTLRAPGSEMVGALSVTVEGQTGTSATNLRVFVGLAADATIQTVAGGAKLPPAGIEGTAWGLESVKGMVHDPLGNAYFCSGNAVFKLSSTNQLSVVAGTNVYGYSGDGGLATAAQLNDPWGLALDSAGNLYIADTSNHRIRKVDAAGIITTVAGCGTSGFSGDGDAASAAKLDAPSDVAVDAAGNLYIADTYNYCVRKVDAGGLISTVAGHGDSYGFPNDGVPAVDGYLGNNVRGVEVDAAGNLYIADARYDRIMKVDAGGMMTAYAGTGTTGYTGDGGAATSATLNTPYGLNMDAAGNLYIAEYGNHCVRKVTPGGTISTVAGTGAYGFSGDGAQASESKLNSPNAVSVDPTGKLFIADYSNYRLRQVDASGVISTIAGNGLYSYGGDGYQATSAKMGGPSDVAFDAAGNMYVTELSNYCVRKVTPGGLISRVVGTGVAGYAGDGGPANMAQLSGASSLAFDAAGNLYISDSNNHRIRKVDASGTISTVVGTGTFGYGGDGGPAVDAQVAYPRGLTFDKAGNLYFADTNNHRIRKVDTSGNISTVAGTGVAGGTGDGFQATSAQLRNPMDVAFDSAGNLYIVDANNHWIRKVDGSGVISTFAGSSMGISGDGGPAIEAQLRAPRSLAIDVADNVYILDGGNRRVRMVDRLGVITTVVGGGAGGDGGLATAAQLLIAIPATQPAGLAIDPTGRVLYVAETQGPRIRKIQ